The DNA segment CGACCTGCTGGAAGGTCTGCAAAGCGGGGTGCTGGACCTGGCGCTGTGCCGGACATCGGTGGCCCGGCGCACCGATATCTTCCATTTCGAATGGCTGCGCGAGGAAGAGGTGGCAGTGGCGGTCTCGCCCATGCATGCGCTCAGCCGCACTCCGGATGTCGGCTGGGAACAGGTGGCGCAGTACCCATGGATTCTGTTTCCCGGCCACATGCCGCTGCGCACCCTGCTGGAGCGCGAGGCGGCCAGCAATGGGGTGGTGCTGGCGTTCAGGCCGGTGGAGACCTCATCGACATTCGCCACGGCGCTGTTGCTGAACAAAAGCCCCGACATGGTGGCCCTGATGTCGCTGGAGACCCTGCAGTTTTTCGAGGCCCGGCAGACGCTGGCACGGCTGGACCTGAAGGTGCATGCCAATGCGGAGCCTTACGGCCTGGTGACCCGGGTCGGGGCGCCGGAGTCCGCGGCACTGACCGCGCTGAAGGCCTGTATCCGCAGGCAGGCCCTGTCGGCCTGAAGACCGCCTGGAGCCTGGGGGACACCGGCCCGTGATCGCAGCACCACGCTGGCGTGGTGCTGCCGGGCTCACTGTGCCTGGGCTGTCTGGCGGCCGCGTGCAGTCCCCAGCGTGATCCAGGTCAGCGCCACGCCGCACAGCGCGCCGGTGGCCATGCCCACCACCATGGGCAGGGGCTTGCCGGTGGAGAACAGGCCCACCAGTTGCATGGCGATGGCGCCCATGAGCATCTGCAGCGTGCCCAGCAGGGCCGACGCGGCGCCGGCAATGGCGCCATGCTCTTCCAGGGCCAGCACGGAGGTGGTGGGAATCACCAGACCCATGAAGGCGCTGGCAATGAAGTACAGCGCCATCAGTACCGCCAACTGGTCGCCGCCCAGCAGGTAATAGGTCAGCAGTGCAACCATGACCACACCGCTGGCGCTGGCGGCCAGCTTGACCACGGTGGCCAGGCCGAAGCGCTGGCCCAGCGCGCCGGTGAACTGTGCGGCACCGATGAAGGCCACGGCATTCAGTGCAAACGCCATGCTGTACTGCGTGGTGGAGAGACCGTAGTGGTTGATCAGCACAAAGGGCGAGCCGGCCAGGTAGACGAAAAAGCCCGCCATGGCGCAGGCCCCGATGAAGACCAGACCCAGGTAGTGCGTGTCACGCAGCAGCAGCGCATAGGCGCGGAACGTGTCGGCCAGCTGGCTGTCGCCGCGTGCCGCTGGGCCACGGGTTTCGGGCAGGCCGCGCACCATGGCCAGCATGCCCAGTACCGCGGCCGCAGTGACCGCCCAGAACACCCAGCGCCAGCCGCCCAGCCCAATCACCGCACTGCCGGCCAGCGGTGCCAGGATGGGCGAGACGCTGAATACCAGCATCAGCAGCGACATCATGCGTGCCGCCTCGTGGCCGGTGTGCAGGTCCCGCACCACGGCGCGGGGAATCGCCATGCCGGCTGCCGCGCCCAGACCCTGGATGAAGCGCAGCACCACCAGGGTCTGAATGTCCTGCGCCAGCGCGCAGCCGATGCTGGCCAGCACAAAGATGGCCAGGCCCAGGTACAGCGGCTTTTTGCGGCCCCACAGATCGGCCAGCGAACCGAACAGTGGCTGGCCCACGCCCAGCGCCAAAAAGAAGGCCGTCAGGCTGGCCTGCACGGCCGATACCGGCGCGTTCAGGCTGGCGCCGATCTGCGGCAGCGCCGGCAGGTACATATCGATGGCAAACGGCCCGATGGCCGAGAGCAGGCCGAGGATCAAGACCAGGCGCAGGGCGGAAGCAGGGGCAGATGAGGAAGCAGGGTTCGAAACGGGCAAATCAGACATAGGGGCGGGATTGTCGCGGATGGGCGAGGTTGCTGTGCGGAAAGGGCACTGGATGGGCTGGCTGCGTCTGCTGGGAGCGCGTAGATGGCGCAGCTGGTGGCACGAAGGGGCCGGATGGCATGCACATGCCGCTGCCGATGTTGATGGCGATGCGCTTGCAGGCGCTTTGTACCGCACTCAACCCTGCTGTTTGTCCAGCCGTTTCAGGAACACCCCCAGCTCTTTCACCACCTGGGCATCGCCCTTGTCCTGGGCGCAGGCCAGGCCGTGCTCCCAGGCCTGGCGCGCGGCGGCTGGATCGCCTAGCGCCAGCTGGGTCTTGCCCAGCAGCTTCCAGGCCACGGAATAGTGCGGATCCAGTGTGGTGGCGCGCAGCAGGTGCTCCAGCGCAGTGGCGGGTTGTGCGTCGTCCAGGGCGGCTTTGCCCAGCGTGTAGCGCAGCAGTGCGGTTTCCTTGCCGGCATCCAGCAGAGCCTGCAGGCGTTGTGTCATGGGGTTCATGGTCCAGTCCCTCGCGCAATGCATGCGCTGGACACCATCTTGCCTGCGGTGCAGCAAACGCACGCGGTGTAGGGGCTGCCATCGGTGTCCTAAACCATCGATGGCAGTGCAGGCACTGCAGGCGCGGCCAGTCCGCCGTACAGTGAAGGTCTGCGACTCCAGGAGCGCTGCCATGCTCACGTTCACCTTGATGAAGCCCGAAGGCATTTTGCGCCTGCACCCCAGCGGCCCGCTGACCGAGCAGGACTTTGAGCGGCTGCGGACCGAGGTGGATGCCTATCTGATGGGCCACGCCCGGCTGAATGGGGTGCTGGTGCGGGCGGCCGAGTTTCCCGGCTGGGAGAACTGGGCCGGGTTCAGCGCCCACATGCACTTTGTGCACGCGCACCACAAGCGGGTGGAGCGCATAGCCCTGGTGACCGACAGTGCGGTGGCGGGCCTGGGCGAGTTTCTGGCCGAGCATTTCACTTCGGCCGAGGTGCGGCGTTTTCCGCTGGCCGATGAACGGCTGGCAATGCAGTGGCTGCAAGCGGCGTCATGATGGCCGGGCGGAAATGCCTTGGCGGCGGGTGGGCTGGGCTGCAGCCGTCCTGAAGGAAGAAGGCACGCAGCCACGCGCAGGCGTGCTCAGCGCATGCGCCAGCGCACCAGCGCGGCGGCTGCCACTAGCAACGCCGAGGCGCTGATCAGCACCGCGGTAAAGCCCTGGTCAAAGGCCGTGTGGGCGGCGTGCACCAGCGGCTGCGCAACGGCCGCGGGCAGGCCTTCGGCAGCCAGCAGTGCTTCGTCCAGGCTGTCGCGCACACTGGCGGGCAAGGCACCGGCCACTGCCGGGAGTGCCAGACTGTGGGCGTAGACCGCCGAGAGCATGCTGCCCATCAGCGTCACGCCCAGGGCGCCACCCAGCTCGTACGACACCTCTTCCACCGAAGCCGCCATGCCCGCGCGTTCGGGCGCGACGCTCATCAGGATGGTGGCCGACGCCGCTGTCATCGTCGCACCTACGCCAAAGCCCAGCACCGCCAGGCTCAGCACCTGCCATGGCGTGGCGGCCAGGTGCACCCACCAGTAGGCGGCCATGCCCAGGCCGGCCACCAGCAGCGCACGCGCCAGCAGCAGCGGGCTGCCCCAGCGGTGCAACAGCCGCCCGGCAATGGGGCCGGCCACAAACGCCGCCACCGGCAGGGGCAGCGTGGCCCAGCCGGCCTCCAGGGGGGAATAGCCCGCCACCAGTTGCAGCCGCTGGCTGAACACCAGCTGCATGCCCAGCAGCGCAGCCGACGAGGTCAGTGCAGCCACCACCGCCATGCTGAACGTCGGGTTGCGGAACAGTTCCAGGTCCAGCAGCGGGTGGGCGCTGCGGCGCTGGCGGTGCACAAAGATGGCCAGAAACGCCGTGCCCAGCAGCAGCGCCAGCAGGGCCATGGCCCAGTCCGGCACGGCCTTGCCTGCCTCCTTGATGGCGTAGGTGCAGGCCACCAGACCCACCATCACCTGCAGGCTGGCAATGCCGTCCCAGGGGCGCTGGCGGTCGCCGTGCGAGGGGGCGATATAGCGCCAGGCCAGGGGCAGCGTGACCAGCACAATGGGCACGTTGATCAGGAACACCGAACCCCACCAGAAATGCTCCAGCAGCGCGCCGCCCACCACCGGCCCGAAGGCCGCGCCGCCCGAGGCCACCGAGGCCCAGATACCGATGGCCAGGGCACGTTCCTTGTCATCGCCAAAGCTCAGTCGGATCACCGACAGCGTGGCCGGCATCATCATGGCGGCGCCCACACCCAGCAGTGCACGCGCGGCAATCAGCACGCCGGTGTCGGGTGCAAACGCCGCCAGCAGCGAGGCCGCACCAAACACCACCAGGCCCGACAGCAGCATCGTCTTGTGACCCAGCTTGTCGCCCAGCGTGCCCATGCCCAGCAGCAGGCCCGAGACGACCAGCGCGTAGATGTTGATGATCCACAGCTTGGCCGAGGCACTGGCCGCCAGATCGTGTGTCAGCCGGGGCAGGGCGGTGTAGAGCACCGTCATGTCGATGACGATCAGCAGCAGGGCCACGGACACAATGCCCAGCACCAGCCAGCGGTGGCGCGCGGCGGGAGCGGTGTGGAGGGGAGTGGAAACAGACAGAACCATGACAAAACCAATGCGTATCAGCCAGCGCTCCAGCTCTGCCGGTGCGCAATGACCGCATGATTCATCAATTAATTGATTTATAAAAGTTTGATTCAATCAATAAAATTGATGTATGGAATGGACACTTGAACGCCTGAACCAGTTTGTTGCCGTGGCCGAATGCGGCTCGATGACGCAGGCCGCACGCCGCCTGGGCCGGGCGCAGTCGGCCGTGAGCATGGCCATGGGCTTGCTGGAGGCCGATCTGGGCGTGGCGCTGTTCAGCCGTGCCGGCCGCAGCGTGCAGCTCACACCGGCCGGCAGCGTGATGCTGCTGGAAGCCCGCGCGCTGCTGCACCAGGCCCAGGCGCTGGAGCTGCGGGCCCGTGCACTGGCCGCAGGCCAGACCGCCACGCTGTGCATGGCGCTGGACGAGGCGCTGCCGTACCCGCCGATCGCCCGGTTGCTGCGTGAACTGGCCCAGCACTATCCGGCGCTGGAGCTGACGGTGCTCAACGGCACGGCTGCCGAAGTGGCGCTGGCCGTGCAAAGCCAGCGTGCCCAGCTGCGCTTTCAGTTTGACCGGGGGGTGGTCGGCGGACAGTTTGCCCAGCGCTCCGTGGCCAGCGTGCCGCAGATGGTGTGTGTGGCGCACGACCATCCGCTGGCCCGGCAGTCCCGCGTCAGCCGCCAGGCCCTGGCTGCGCAGCGTCAGTTGGTGATGTGCATCGAAGGCGTGGAGGAGCTGGTGCTCAGCCCCCGCGTGTGGCGTTCGGACAGCTTTTATGTGCTGGCCGACATGGTGGCCGATGGCCTGGGCTGGGCCATCCTGCCGCGCAACATCATCGAGTACGGTGAGGGGATCTCGCGCCTGACCGTGCTGCATTGCCCCGAGCTGCTGCTGCCTCCGCTGGCCGTGCGCATGCTGACGCTGCAAGGCGCCGTACTGGATGCCACTGCGCAGTGGATCCAGCAGCGCATGGCCGAGGTGCTGATGCCGGAGGGCCAGGGCCTGTTCACCTGAGTGCAGAAAATGCGTTGCGCCGCGGGAAGGCATGTCGGCCCTGGTGTGAACCGTTTTTTCTCCGAAAACCTTTGCGCAGACATCACGCATGGGGGCCCATGCAGACAGCCTCGTCAGCTCACTTTTCGGCATGAACGCCTGCGCCATGGCGTTCACCCGCTGACCTTCGGGCTTGTGCCCGCCGCCGATGCCCCCATCTGTGGCAGTCTGTGGACTTCTGACCTCCTTCGCGCCATGCCACTTTCCAATCCCTTGGCCCGTTTCTTTCGCAGCCCGGTTGTGGCCTACCCGCAATCGCCCCAGTTTGCGGGCGGGCGCTTTCGCAACATCCACCCCCGTCCTGCCCAGGGTCCACAACCCGGCGCCAAGGTGATGTGGGATTTCTTTTTCAACAAGCCGCGCAACTCGGAGCCGGCGGCACCACTGCCGGTGCAGCCGCTCACGCGCGCCCAGCTGGAGGTGGCGCCCGAGCGCAGCCTCTACCGCATCGGCCACTCCACCTTGCTGATGAAGCTGCGTGGGGGCTGGTGGATCACCGACCCGGTGTTTGCCGAACGTGCCTCACCGCTGGCCTTCTTCGGGCCCAAGCGCTTTCATGCACCACCCATTGCATTGGCGGAGTTGCCACCGTTGCGCGGCGTGCTGTTGTCGCACGACCATTACGACCACCTGGACCGCGCCACGGTGCGGATTCTGGCGGCCAAAACCGATCTGTTCATTTGCACCTTGGGCGTGGGGGACCGGCTGGTGGCATGGGGCGTGCCGGCCGCCAAGGTGCAGCAGTACGACTGGTGGCAGGGCACGCAGGTGGACGGGCTGCGCTTCACGGCCACACCGGCCCAGCACTTTTCGGGTCGCAGCCTGCGCGACGGCAACCACACGCTGTGGGCCTCCTGGGTGATCGAAGACCTGGAAAGCACGCAGCCGCTGCGCATCTTCTTCAGCGGCGATGGCGGCTACTTTGACGGTTTCAGGCAGATAGGCCGGCAGTTTGGCCCCTTCGATGTGACGCTGATGGAGACCGGCGCCTACAACGAACACTGGCCCTATGTGCACATGCACCCCGCGCAGACCGTGCAGGCCCATCAGGATCTGGGCGGCAAATGGCTGCTGCCCATCCACAACGGCACTTTCAATCTGGCCATGCATGCCTGGTGGGACCCGTTCGAGCGCGTGGTGGACCTGGCCGAGGCCCAGGCCATTGCCGTGGCCACGCCGCTGATGGGCGAGCGGCTGGACCTGGCCGCTCCCCATACCGGCGAGCGCTGGTGGCGGGCGCTGGTGCCGGTGGAGGAGGGGGAGCCCCGTACCGCGTGACACGGTGGCCCTGTGCATCGCCCATGCGGGGCCATGCACAGGGCGGCCCTGGTGGCGCAGACCTGTGCGGGTGGAGTGCAGGGCGATGGGCGGTGGGTCGGGCCCCCCGGAACGGGCGCTCAGTCCAGGCTGATATGGCTCTGGCGGATCACCTCGGCAAAGCGCTGGTGCTCGGCGGCAATGAACTGTTCCAGCTGTTTGCGGGTGGCGGGAAAGGGCGTGTAGCCAAAGCTCTGGAACTTGGCGCGCGCCTCGGGGGTGTCCAGTGCGGCCTGCGCATCCTGGCGGATCTGCTCCGCCACTGCGGGCGGCAGGCCGACCGGGGCCACCAGGGCGTTCCAGCCCGAGACTTCCAGCCCTTGCGGGCCACCGGATTCCCCCACAGTGGGCACATCCGGAAAATCGGGTGAGCGCTGCGGCGCCGCAATCGCCAGAAAGCGCAGCTTGCCCGCGCGCTGCAGCGGGCCGGCAGTGGCTGCGCTGCCCAGCGAGAAGTGCAGATCGCCGGTGGACACCGAGGTATAGAGCTGCGAGGTTTCCTTGAACACCACATGCTGCATGCGGGCGCCGGTGCGGGCGGCCAGCAGTTCGACCCCCAGGTGCACCGGGTTGCCCACCGACCAGGAGCCGTAGTTCAGCTGGCCCGGACGGGCCAGGGCATCGGCCACCAGCGCGCCCACCGAGGGGTAGGGGCTGTTCTGCGGAACCGTGATGAAAAAATAGGTCTTGAACAACGCCATCAGCGGCATGAAGTCGCGCTGCGGGTCGTAGGGCAGTTTTTTGAACAGGCTGGGGTAGGCAGACAGGTGCAGGCCGTCCAGCACGATCAGCGTGCTGCCGTCCTGTGGAGCGCGCTTGAAGGCATCAATGGCAATGAAGCCGTTGCCGCCGGGGCGGTTCTCCACCACCACCGGCTGGCCCCAGCGGCGCGCCAGGCCATCAGCCAGCAGGCGGGCCACACCGTCCGGGCCGCCCCCCACGGGGAAGGGGGTGATGATGCGCACCGGTTTGCCAGGGAAGGCAGGGGTGGGCGGGGCCGCATGGGCCGCAGCAAGCGGCAGCGTGCCCAGAGTTCCCAGCGCCAGGACAGCGCCCAGGGCCCGGCGGGTCTGTGCAAAACGAGAGAGCATGGTGCAGTGCGGTGGCCGCAGGTGGGGCAGCGGCCCGTTCCAAAAATGGGCAGCAGTGTACAAAAGCTGCTGCCGCGCCTGCGGCCTGCCGGCCCTGGTGGGGGCAAGGGTGTGGGGCGGTCCCAAGGGGCCGCTGCGTGCTAGGCATTTGCCCGCATTGCAGGATGCGGTGCGCAAAGGCCCTGGCGTGGCCGGCTGGCGGCCGGTACGCGACAATCGGCCCATGACGACCCCCTCTGCGCAGCAACCCCGCAACCCCTTGCACGGCATCACGCTGGAGCGCATCGTGACCGAGCTGGTGGACTACTACGGTTGGCCCGGCCTGGGCGACCGCATCCAGCTGCGCTGCTTCAATGTCGATCCCAGCATCACGTCCAGCCTGCGCTTTCTGCGCAAGACGCCCTGGGCGCGGGAGAAGGTGGAGGGGCTGTACCTGTTCATGTTGCGCGAGCAGCGGCGGTACGGGGAGCGCTGACACCTTCGCTTCTGCGGTGCGGTGGCCGCTGCTGCACCGGCAGCGTTGTGGCCTCGCAAGCCTGGGGGTGAAGACCGTCTGCGCTGCGGCGCACAACCGCTTCAGGTTCAGGCCTTGGGCTTGGCCTGGAAATGCACAAACTGTGGAAAGTGCTCGGCCACACCGGGGCCGTCAAAGTCCCAGCCTTTGCACTGGCCCAGATAGCGCGGCGGGGTGTCCGGGGCGGTGGTGAAGGCGCCGACAATGCTCTGGAAGGTGGCGGTGGCCATGCTTTGCAGCAGCTCGCGCATGTGGGTGCAGCCGGCGATGGTGCCCAGGTGCGTCTCGATCGACTTGCGCCAGCCGCGTGCCATGCAACTGCCCACCATCTTCTGCATGGCCTCCAGCGCGGCGGGGCAGCCACCCAGGGGGTGGGCATCCATCACGGCTTCGATGGACTGCACCACCAGCTGGGTGTTGACGGTGACGCGGATCCACATGTGGTGGATGGGGTCGCCTGCCTTGCGTATCCCGGGGCTGTTGACGCGGGGCACATCGACAGCCTTGGTGTCCAGCAGCTCGCCTTCGATGTCCCACAGCCCGTCCTCACGGACAAAGCTGTTGAAGTGGATGCGGCGGATATGCTGGGGCGTGCGGGCCACCGTGGGTGCGGACAAAGGCATGTGGGGCGTGGATGTCAAAACGCAGCTGCATAGGCCGTGTCTTATGAATTTGATAGCGTGATGGCGGCTGCTGCGTGCGGATGGCGCACAACAGCCTGATTTGATCTGCATCCTAGCGAAAAAGCCGGCGCCGCGCTGTCCGGTGCGGCTCAGTGTGCTGCAGCGCCGCGGCGGTCAGCCATGGCGGATGGCCACGGTTTTCAGCACCGTGAAGCCGTACAGCGCTTCAAACCCTTTTTCGCGGCCGTGGCCGCTGGATTTGACGCCGCCAAACGGCAGCTCCACGCCGCCGCCCGCGCCGTAGTTGTTGACGAAGACCTGGCCGCAGCGCAGTGCCCGCGCCATGCGGAACTGGCGCGCGCCGTCACGCGTCCACACACCGGCCACCAGACCGAAATCCGTGCCATTGGCCAGGCGGATGGCGTCGGCTTCATCGTCAAACGGCATGGCGGCCAGCACCGGGCCAAACACCTCTTCCTGCGCCAGGCGGTGGTCGGGTGGCACATCGCGCAGCAGCGTCGGAGCCTGGTAGAAGCCAGATTCGGGTGCTTCTTCCACGATCTGGCCCTGGGCCACGACCGGAATGCCGGCCACCTGCGCGTCCGACAGAAAGTCCCACACGCGCTGCTGCTGGCTCTGGCGGATCAGCGGGCCGACATCCAGGTCCATGGCGGCCGGGCCCACGCGCAGTGCAGCAAAGGCTTCGCCCAGCCGTTCGAGCAACGGTTCGTAGATGCT comes from the Comamonas terrigena NBRC 13299 genome and includes:
- a CDS encoding LysR family transcriptional regulator, which gives rise to MESPEKPEQDVAQQLASLHAMGGRLKFKQLKLLIAIEDMGSVHQAAVLLHMSQPGVSKALREIEEAIGVTLFARTPQGLVPTDMGRCAIRYARLMLSSLAHMHKELLGMSRTSGVRIAVGTIAGALAAVLANALIAFHRLHPDVTVELQEGTSADLLEGLQSGVLDLALCRTSVARRTDIFHFEWLREEEVAVAVSPMHALSRTPDVGWEQVAQYPWILFPGHMPLRTLLEREAASNGVVLAFRPVETSSTFATALLLNKSPDMVALMSLETLQFFEARQTLARLDLKVHANAEPYGLVTRVGAPESAALTALKACIRRQALSA
- a CDS encoding multidrug effflux MFS transporter; this encodes MSDLPVSNPASSSAPASALRLVLILGLLSAIGPFAIDMYLPALPQIGASLNAPVSAVQASLTAFFLALGVGQPLFGSLADLWGRKKPLYLGLAIFVLASIGCALAQDIQTLVVLRFIQGLGAAAGMAIPRAVVRDLHTGHEAARMMSLLMLVFSVSPILAPLAGSAVIGLGGWRWVFWAVTAAAVLGMLAMVRGLPETRGPAARGDSQLADTFRAYALLLRDTHYLGLVFIGACAMAGFFVYLAGSPFVLINHYGLSTTQYSMAFALNAVAFIGAAQFTGALGQRFGLATVVKLAASASGVVMVALLTYYLLGGDQLAVLMALYFIASAFMGLVIPTTSVLALEEHGAIAGAASALLGTLQMLMGAIAMQLVGLFSTGKPLPMVVGMATGALCGVALTWITLGTARGRQTAQAQ
- a CDS encoding tetratricopeptide repeat protein, whose translation is MNPMTQRLQALLDAGKETALLRYTLGKAALDDAQPATALEHLLRATTLDPHYSVAWKLLGKTQLALGDPAAARQAWEHGLACAQDKGDAQVVKELGVFLKRLDKQQG
- a CDS encoding STAS/SEC14 domain-containing protein, which produces MLTFTLMKPEGILRLHPSGPLTEQDFERLRTEVDAYLMGHARLNGVLVRAAEFPGWENWAGFSAHMHFVHAHHKRVERIALVTDSAVAGLGEFLAEHFTSAEVRRFPLADERLAMQWLQAAS
- a CDS encoding MFS transporter, translating into MVLSVSTPLHTAPAARHRWLVLGIVSVALLLIVIDMTVLYTALPRLTHDLAASASAKLWIINIYALVVSGLLLGMGTLGDKLGHKTMLLSGLVVFGAASLLAAFAPDTGVLIAARALLGVGAAMMMPATLSVIRLSFGDDKERALAIGIWASVASGGAAFGPVVGGALLEHFWWGSVFLINVPIVLVTLPLAWRYIAPSHGDRQRPWDGIASLQVMVGLVACTYAIKEAGKAVPDWAMALLALLLGTAFLAIFVHRQRRSAHPLLDLELFRNPTFSMAVVAALTSSAALLGMQLVFSQRLQLVAGYSPLEAGWATLPLPVAAFVAGPIAGRLLHRWGSPLLLARALLVAGLGMAAYWWVHLAATPWQVLSLAVLGFGVGATMTAASATILMSVAPERAGMAASVEEVSYELGGALGVTLMGSMLSAVYAHSLALPAVAGALPASVRDSLDEALLAAEGLPAAVAQPLVHAAHTAFDQGFTAVLISASALLVAAAALVRWRMR
- a CDS encoding LysR family transcriptional regulator gives rise to the protein MEWTLERLNQFVAVAECGSMTQAARRLGRAQSAVSMAMGLLEADLGVALFSRAGRSVQLTPAGSVMLLEARALLHQAQALELRARALAAGQTATLCMALDEALPYPPIARLLRELAQHYPALELTVLNGTAAEVALAVQSQRAQLRFQFDRGVVGGQFAQRSVASVPQMVCVAHDHPLARQSRVSRQALAAQRQLVMCIEGVEELVLSPRVWRSDSFYVLADMVADGLGWAILPRNIIEYGEGISRLTVLHCPELLLPPLAVRMLTLQGAVLDATAQWIQQRMAEVLMPEGQGLFT
- a CDS encoding MBL fold metallo-hydrolase, which translates into the protein MPLSNPLARFFRSPVVAYPQSPQFAGGRFRNIHPRPAQGPQPGAKVMWDFFFNKPRNSEPAAPLPVQPLTRAQLEVAPERSLYRIGHSTLLMKLRGGWWITDPVFAERASPLAFFGPKRFHAPPIALAELPPLRGVLLSHDHYDHLDRATVRILAAKTDLFICTLGVGDRLVAWGVPAAKVQQYDWWQGTQVDGLRFTATPAQHFSGRSLRDGNHTLWASWVIEDLESTQPLRIFFSGDGGYFDGFRQIGRQFGPFDVTLMETGAYNEHWPYVHMHPAQTVQAHQDLGGKWLLPIHNGTFNLAMHAWWDPFERVVDLAEAQAIAVATPLMGERLDLAAPHTGERWWRALVPVEEGEPRTA
- a CDS encoding Bug family tripartite tricarboxylate transporter substrate binding protein; the protein is MLSRFAQTRRALGAVLALGTLGTLPLAAAHAAPPTPAFPGKPVRIITPFPVGGGPDGVARLLADGLARRWGQPVVVENRPGGNGFIAIDAFKRAPQDGSTLIVLDGLHLSAYPSLFKKLPYDPQRDFMPLMALFKTYFFITVPQNSPYPSVGALVADALARPGQLNYGSWSVGNPVHLGVELLAARTGARMQHVVFKETSQLYTSVSTGDLHFSLGSAATAGPLQRAGKLRFLAIAAPQRSPDFPDVPTVGESGGPQGLEVSGWNALVAPVGLPPAVAEQIRQDAQAALDTPEARAKFQSFGYTPFPATRKQLEQFIAAEHQRFAEVIRQSHISLD
- a CDS encoding VF530 family DNA-binding protein, with protein sequence MTTPSAQQPRNPLHGITLERIVTELVDYYGWPGLGDRIQLRCFNVDPSITSSLRFLRKTPWAREKVEGLYLFMLREQRRYGER
- a CDS encoding DUF2889 domain-containing protein, giving the protein MPLSAPTVARTPQHIRRIHFNSFVREDGLWDIEGELLDTKAVDVPRVNSPGIRKAGDPIHHMWIRVTVNTQLVVQSIEAVMDAHPLGGCPAALEAMQKMVGSCMARGWRKSIETHLGTIAGCTHMRELLQSMATATFQSIVGAFTTAPDTPPRYLGQCKGWDFDGPGVAEHFPQFVHFQAKPKA